In Archangium lipolyticum, the following are encoded in one genomic region:
- a CDS encoding DUF2381 family protein, with protein sequence MAPRAVEFQPAGRLADWAQGQEAWSVLVIPKENYLPGERVKITVRFADGAAPASASFWLVGHAARGARRVEVFRQPHPADALKREVIEAQAEARQCQEDKARLLVELKEPGRLMGTALLERKHMVVSDDIWMHVKHHPANALRAETVRSYIHPGRLAVRVELSNPGAESWRAEGAVLKDPTGAEIALSVWQESAIDSGMLGLVVVGAEKPADQLSCPCTLKLWEEQGPRTVTLGNITFPAVPQEAESK encoded by the coding sequence CTGGCGCCGAGGGCGGTGGAGTTTCAACCAGCAGGCCGCCTGGCGGATTGGGCACAGGGCCAGGAGGCTTGGAGTGTGCTTGTCATTCCCAAGGAGAATTATCTTCCAGGAGAGCGGGTAAAGATAACGGTGCGATTCGCGGATGGTGCGGCCCCGGCAAGTGCGAGCTTCTGGCTGGTGGGCCACGCGGCGAGGGGAGCACGGCGTGTGGAGGTATTCCGCCAGCCGCACCCCGCGGACGCGCTCAAGAGAGAGGTAATCGAGGCACAGGCCGAAGCACGTCAGTGCCAGGAGGACAAGGCGCGGCTTCTGGTCGAGCTCAAAGAGCCTGGCAGACTCATGGGGACCGCATTGCTGGAGCGTAAACACATGGTTGTGTCAGATGACATCTGGATGCACGTGAAGCACCACCCGGCAAACGCACTCAGGGCGGAAACGGTCCGAAGCTACATCCATCCGGGAAGACTGGCGGTAAGGGTTGAACTCAGCAACCCTGGCGCCGAGTCCTGGAGAGCGGAGGGGGCCGTGTTGAAGGACCCGACGGGCGCGGAGATAGCGCTTTCGGTGTGGCAGGAGTCGGCCATTGATTCCGGCATGCTTGGCCTTGTCGTGGTGGGCGCCGAGAAGCCAGCGGATCAGCTCAGTTGTCCCTGCACCCTCAAGCTGTGGGAAGAACAGGGGCCCCGCACCGTCACCCTCGGGAACATCACGTTCCCGGCAGTGCCGCAAGAAGCGGAGTCCAAGTAG
- a CDS encoding serine/threonine protein kinase, with translation MIIHLPRIGARVGDYIITQKLGEGGSGHVYKAERGNRLFAIKFLTDPELTGWNRREITLMLRLQLPNVVGFRACERWPHPDLGYPYIVMDYVHGLTMDQWAQRINPTARVGMHTYLKIARAMREVHRREVLHRDLKETNIMIRADDGEPVVIDFGFGAMKGAPTETKPGLVPPGTPEYRSPEMLKFLRGEAEEITYTYTLSDELWAMGVLLYWLLTDEMPFGDRTELGLHDRILQKTPRAPHDLNPRVPEAASRLCMRMLAKDPHERFTGDDELCAALEAVLAAAEGDASWDEPLMEPPGASGESNEEPEEPKEEQQWMAHEPPRGWWPEEEPSAREETAAPPVEPAVARAHEPAVAADMNASREAKPAVGTQCPEAPTVGTVADGAGPGREQEVRHAARVEKVERLSVALVVGLTVVAALVVGSLSASGPAPDAAPASVADGTSSPPDASAQGEVTTQAISFREVARPGNLAESESDAAPDRAQPPAPLPTAMSRKKDSRPKPEEKLTPQSPNKARRCVPIPQKVCTAASVCTIVLTGCSGPQVRPTPEPVECPAGWRETHARLDISGRGNVVLQGYEGENTERATVHEGPANVVVSGGGIGDLPRGTLLSGTRQPGENRFYGTFTQARIPGGGTYPVCLVIARDAPGIWPDGSTCPVGLGECPTPESRPGNMKSATRFPVFAKGEYWFSR, from the coding sequence CTGATCATCCACCTTCCGAGAATTGGCGCCCGGGTCGGCGACTACATCATCACCCAGAAGCTGGGAGAGGGCGGCTCGGGCCATGTGTACAAGGCCGAGCGGGGCAATCGACTCTTCGCCATCAAGTTCCTGACGGACCCGGAGCTGACGGGCTGGAACCGGCGGGAAATCACGCTGATGCTCCGGCTCCAGTTGCCGAACGTGGTGGGCTTTCGCGCGTGCGAGCGGTGGCCCCACCCGGACCTGGGCTACCCCTACATCGTCATGGACTACGTCCACGGGCTGACGATGGACCAGTGGGCGCAGCGCATCAACCCCACGGCCCGGGTGGGGATGCACACGTACCTGAAGATCGCGCGAGCCATGAGGGAGGTGCACCGGCGCGAGGTGCTGCACCGGGACCTGAAGGAAACGAACATCATGATCCGGGCCGATGACGGCGAGCCGGTGGTGATCGACTTCGGATTCGGAGCCATGAAGGGAGCGCCCACGGAGACGAAGCCGGGCCTGGTGCCGCCCGGGACCCCCGAGTATCGCAGCCCCGAGATGCTCAAGTTCCTGAGGGGCGAGGCAGAAGAAATCACATACACCTACACGCTGTCCGACGAGTTGTGGGCGATGGGGGTGCTCCTGTACTGGCTGCTGACGGATGAGATGCCATTCGGCGATCGGACGGAGCTCGGGCTGCACGACCGGATATTGCAGAAGACGCCCAGAGCGCCCCACGACCTGAACCCGCGAGTGCCCGAGGCGGCGAGCCGGCTGTGTATGCGCATGCTGGCGAAGGACCCTCACGAGCGCTTCACGGGTGATGACGAGTTGTGCGCCGCACTGGAAGCGGTGCTGGCCGCGGCCGAGGGGGACGCGAGCTGGGACGAGCCGTTGATGGAGCCCCCGGGCGCGAGCGGGGAGTCCAACGAGGAACCGGAGGAACCGAAGGAGGAACAGCAGTGGATGGCCCACGAGCCCCCACGCGGTTGGTGGCCGGAGGAAGAGCCATCGGCGCGGGAGGAGACAGCGGCCCCCCCCGTGGAGCCAGCAGTGGCCCGTGCCCATGAGCCCGCCGTGGCGGCGGATATGAACGCCTCGCGGGAGGCAAAGCCAGCCGTGGGGACGCAGTGCCCGGAGGCGCCCACCGTGGGGACGGTGGCTGACGGAGCGGGGCCAGGGCGGGAGCAGGAGGTGCGCCACGCCGCGCGGGTGGAAAAGGTCGAGCGGCTTTCCGTGGCGCTGGTGGTGGGTCTCACGGTGGTGGCGGCGCTCGTCGTGGGTTCGCTGAGCGCGTCCGGGCCCGCGCCGGATGCCGCGCCCGCCTCCGTGGCGGACGGGACCTCCTCCCCACCTGATGCATCCGCTCAGGGGGAGGTGACGACTCAGGCCATATCTTTCCGTGAAGTGGCGCGACCGGGAAACCTTGCCGAATCTGAATCAGACGCGGCGCCCGACAGGGCTCAACCCCCCGCGCCTCTTCCTACCGCCATGTCTCGAAAGAAAGATTCCCGCCCGAAGCCCGAAGAGAAGCTCACGCCCCAGTCGCCGAACAAGGCCCGGCGATGTGTCCCCATTCCCCAGAAGGTATGCACGGCGGCCAGTGTCTGCACCATCGTTCTCACGGGCTGCTCTGGCCCCCAGGTACGTCCCACTCCCGAGCCTGTCGAATGCCCGGCGGGTTGGCGCGAGACCCACGCCCGATTGGACATTTCCGGACGAGGAAACGTCGTGCTGCAAGGGTATGAAGGGGAGAACACGGAGAGGGCAACCGTGCATGAGGGCCCCGCCAATGTCGTGGTGTCAGGAGGGGGAATTGGCGATCTGCCTCGGGGCACCTTGCTCTCTGGGACGCGGCAGCCTGGGGAGAACCGCTTCTACGGCACCTTCACCCAGGCGCGGATTCCAGGCGGTGGGACCTACCCCGTTTGTCTGGTCATTGCCCGGGACGCTCCGGGAATCTGGCCCGATGGCTCGACTTGCCCCGTAGGACTGGGTGAGTGTCCCACGCCTGAAAGCAGGCCGGGCAACATGAAGAGCGCGACTCGCTTTCCTGTCTTCGCAAAGGGTGAGTATTGGTTTAGCAGGTAG
- a CDS encoding MFS transporter: protein MRALHLSRFSSLRAFGHRDFVHVWSGALVSNIGTWMELLALGVFVTTVTGRAEATGGIAALTYLPAVVLSPVGGALADRFDRRAYVAVGTLVQALLAGILTVLAFTGRLTVPAVAVISFLNGCANTLIGPAFSALISEVVPSEDLHSAFSLSSAQYNLGRIIGPMLAALVLAVGGPAWALLCNTLSFLAVLVALWRVRSSGRDAAQVPEELWPGIVRGARVAWQDRGILLVMMGTLTLSALVAPFIGLVPVYAIRVFHQGEVATSLLVTAQGVGAVSAAVMLGPLVEWLGRKRLMEWTVLLIGPVAALYWMAPTLHVAALAIVALGALYMATLTGFNTTCQLRVSRDLQARISSIYGMMLGVGYAGGVWLQGALADRVGVRFITVSCALLFLALVLTLRLLRPRAFDATETPSALAPAGAPSPSVHLEGPGDF, encoded by the coding sequence GTGCGAGCCCTTCACCTGTCTCGTTTCTCTTCCCTCCGAGCTTTCGGGCATCGGGATTTCGTCCATGTCTGGTCCGGCGCGCTCGTGTCCAACATCGGCACCTGGATGGAGCTGCTCGCCCTGGGTGTGTTCGTCACCACCGTGACGGGCCGCGCCGAGGCCACCGGGGGCATCGCCGCCCTCACCTACCTCCCCGCCGTGGTGCTCTCCCCCGTGGGCGGAGCGCTCGCCGACCGCTTCGACCGGCGCGCCTATGTCGCCGTGGGCACCCTCGTGCAGGCGTTGCTGGCCGGCATCCTCACCGTGCTCGCCTTCACCGGCCGCCTCACCGTGCCCGCCGTGGCCGTCATCTCCTTCCTCAACGGCTGCGCCAACACCCTCATCGGCCCCGCCTTCTCCGCCCTCATCTCCGAGGTCGTCCCCTCCGAGGACCTGCACAGCGCCTTCAGCCTCAGCTCGGCGCAGTACAACCTGGGGCGCATCATCGGCCCCATGCTCGCCGCCCTGGTGCTCGCCGTTGGCGGCCCGGCCTGGGCCCTGCTGTGCAACACCCTCTCCTTCCTCGCGGTGCTCGTCGCCCTGTGGCGCGTGCGCTCCTCCGGCCGGGATGCCGCCCAGGTACCCGAGGAGCTGTGGCCCGGCATCGTGCGCGGCGCCCGCGTGGCGTGGCAGGACCGGGGCATCCTGCTGGTGATGATGGGCACGCTGACGCTCTCCGCGCTGGTGGCCCCCTTCATCGGCCTGGTGCCCGTGTACGCCATCCGCGTCTTCCACCAGGGCGAGGTCGCCACCTCGCTGCTCGTCACCGCTCAGGGCGTGGGCGCCGTGTCGGCCGCGGTGATGCTCGGGCCCCTGGTGGAGTGGCTCGGCCGCAAGCGGTTGATGGAGTGGACCGTGTTGCTCATCGGCCCCGTGGCGGCGCTGTACTGGATGGCGCCCACCCTGCACGTGGCGGCGCTGGCCATCGTCGCCCTGGGCGCGCTCTACATGGCCACCCTCACCGGCTTCAACACCACCTGCCAGCTGCGCGTGTCGCGCGATCTCCAGGCCCGCATCAGCAGCATCTACGGCATGATGCTCGGCGTGGGGTACGCGGGGGGGGTGTGGTTGCAGGGGGCCCTGGCGGACCGCGTGGGCGTGCGCTTCATCACCGTCAGCTGCGCACTGCTCTTCCTCGCGCTCGTGCTCACGCTGCGCCTGTTGCGCCCGCGCGCCTTCGACGCCACCGAGACTCCGAGCGCGCTCGCTCCCGCGGGCGCTCCGAGCCCCTCCGTCCACCTCGAGGGGCCCGGGGACTTCTAG
- a CDS encoding acyl-CoA thioesterase, which yields MSSNTLESPFVTATTWSSLGDGRYRGDIRPEWFQGRGAYGGMLGGSLLRSMMRELNDSARAPRSLTVHFCAPVSEGEATLAVRIERAGRQVTHLSARLEQAGQVACLASATFATSRETPLVYDDARAPRVPPPFDVPSMPSELLPTFGAHFDYRWCVGAAPYSGAAEARTGGWIRPRVPTPLDAPLVVGLLDAYPPAALSRVQGFCNGATMDYTAHFYAPLPLSGAAPDAFYLRTGHSRHAAEGYADDLAELWSESGQLLAQLRQVAAVFPAAR from the coding sequence ATGTCCTCGAACACCCTCGAATCCCCCTTCGTCACCGCCACCACCTGGAGCTCCCTGGGGGATGGGCGCTACCGCGGCGACATCCGCCCCGAGTGGTTCCAGGGGCGTGGCGCCTACGGCGGCATGCTCGGGGGCTCCCTGCTGCGCTCGATGATGCGCGAGCTGAACGATTCGGCCCGCGCGCCGCGCTCGCTCACCGTGCACTTCTGCGCTCCCGTGAGCGAGGGCGAGGCCACGCTCGCGGTGCGCATCGAGCGCGCCGGCCGCCAGGTGACGCACCTGTCCGCGCGGCTGGAGCAGGCCGGACAGGTGGCCTGCCTCGCGAGCGCCACCTTCGCCACCTCGCGCGAGACGCCCCTCGTCTACGACGACGCGCGTGCGCCCCGGGTGCCGCCTCCCTTCGACGTGCCTTCCATGCCGAGCGAGTTGCTCCCCACCTTCGGCGCTCACTTCGATTACCGCTGGTGCGTGGGCGCCGCGCCCTACTCGGGTGCCGCCGAGGCCCGCACCGGTGGGTGGATCCGCCCGCGCGTCCCGACACCGCTCGATGCGCCCCTCGTGGTGGGCCTGCTCGATGCGTACCCGCCCGCCGCGCTCTCGCGGGTACAGGGCTTCTGCAACGGCGCCACCATGGACTACACCGCGCACTTCTACGCGCCCCTGCCGCTCTCCGGGGCCGCACCGGATGCCTTCTACCTGCGCACCGGCCACTCCCGTCACGCCGCCGAGGGCTACGCGGATGACCTGGCGGAATTGTGGAGTGAGAGCGGTCAATTGCTCGCTCAATTGCGCCAGGTGGCGGCGGTGTTTCCAGCGGCGCGGTGA
- a CDS encoding DUF3575 domain-containing protein — translation MHGVVGVMTALWMAAAGNEGEVATSATVPRLEPRRTFVGVTVPLLDRNGFSVEGEREVDEHFSVNLGLRVAFDLETWNGLLGDSDEAFLRVGIEPGARFYMTGSALNGMWVGPRLEVAHGWWELKGGGYPVGSLEKAWSVGGAVLTGYSLRLGRGFTVQASLGLGLTYERGTVSEPTMLTSGGEWLELRTPFDEWSVGPRGQLAVGWTF, via the coding sequence ATGCACGGTGTGGTGGGAGTGATGACGGCACTGTGGATGGCCGCGGCGGGCAACGAGGGCGAGGTGGCCACGAGCGCCACCGTGCCCCGCCTGGAGCCCCGCCGGACGTTCGTGGGCGTGACGGTGCCGTTGTTGGACCGGAACGGGTTCTCGGTGGAGGGGGAGCGGGAGGTGGACGAGCACTTCAGCGTGAACCTGGGACTGCGGGTGGCCTTCGACCTGGAGACATGGAACGGCCTGCTGGGCGACTCGGACGAGGCGTTCCTACGGGTGGGAATCGAGCCCGGCGCGCGCTTCTACATGACGGGCTCGGCGCTGAACGGGATGTGGGTGGGTCCCCGGCTCGAGGTGGCACATGGGTGGTGGGAGTTGAAGGGCGGGGGCTACCCGGTGGGCTCGCTGGAGAAGGCGTGGAGCGTGGGAGGCGCGGTGCTCACGGGCTACAGCCTGCGCCTGGGCCGGGGCTTCACCGTGCAGGCCTCGTTGGGCCTGGGACTGACGTATGAGCGAGGCACGGTGAGCGAGCCCACGATGCTGACGAGTGGTGGCGAGTGGCTGGAGCTGCGCACGCCCTTCGACGAGTGGAGTGTGGGCCCTCGCGGGCAGCTCGCCGTGGGCTGGACGTTCTGA
- a CDS encoding serine/threonine-protein kinase: MATYLALLFVLWGVMLGIDALLFTLIDARYTFFDSPMTWLRVAAILLSGSLWLWLRRGTRALSTLAAIDLGATFTLAALLGVFLSQFDSVLGADFVFILVLSMLFTARAGIVPSTPLRTVLVGVLCSVPIALGTWWSHTHGKDPAYVPSPGFLAGLVLLWCLVSVVLCAFISHVIYGLQRKVREAMRLGQYTLEERIGEGGMGVVYRARHALLRRPTAIKLLPPERAGESAIARFEREVQVTCRLTHPNTIALYDFGRTPEGVFYYAMEYLEGIDLEALVRADGPQPPGRVRSILQQVAGALAEAHAAGLVHRDVKPANVFLCERGGLTDFVKVLDFGLVRELSQGNPRSSGSVGITGTPLYLSPEAITSPEKADARSDLYSLGAVAWFLLTGEPVFSAGTVMEVCARHLHAPPLPPSERLGRPLPESLERLILACLEKDPARRPPSATALLRGLAACEDVPAWSEDDARAWWARHSREPRHEAAPPEAPRTLTVTRVGRRAA; encoded by the coding sequence ATGGCCACGTACCTCGCCCTGCTCTTCGTGCTCTGGGGCGTCATGCTCGGCATCGATGCCCTGCTGTTCACGCTCATCGACGCGCGCTATACCTTCTTCGACTCGCCCATGACGTGGCTGCGCGTGGCGGCCATCCTCCTCTCCGGCTCCCTCTGGCTGTGGCTCCGCCGCGGCACCCGCGCGCTCTCCACGCTCGCCGCCATCGACCTGGGCGCCACCTTCACGCTCGCCGCGCTGCTCGGCGTCTTCCTCTCCCAGTTCGACTCCGTCCTCGGCGCCGACTTCGTCTTCATCCTCGTCCTCTCGATGCTCTTCACCGCGCGCGCCGGCATCGTCCCCAGCACCCCCCTGCGCACGGTGCTCGTCGGTGTGCTCTGCTCCGTCCCCATCGCCCTGGGCACCTGGTGGTCCCATACTCACGGCAAGGACCCCGCCTACGTCCCCTCCCCCGGCTTCCTCGCCGGTCTCGTCCTGCTCTGGTGTCTGGTGTCCGTCGTGTTGTGCGCCTTCATCTCGCACGTCATCTACGGGCTCCAACGCAAGGTCCGCGAGGCCATGCGGCTGGGCCAGTACACGCTGGAGGAGCGCATCGGAGAGGGCGGCATGGGTGTGGTGTACCGCGCCCGCCACGCCCTGCTGCGCCGCCCCACCGCCATCAAGCTGCTGCCCCCCGAGCGCGCCGGTGAGTCGGCCATCGCCCGCTTCGAGCGCGAGGTCCAGGTGACGTGCCGGCTCACCCACCCGAACACCATCGCCCTCTATGACTTCGGCCGCACCCCCGAGGGCGTCTTCTATTACGCCATGGAGTACCTGGAGGGCATCGACCTGGAGGCGCTCGTGCGCGCCGACGGGCCGCAGCCTCCGGGCCGGGTGCGCTCCATCCTCCAGCAGGTGGCCGGGGCGCTCGCCGAGGCCCATGCCGCCGGGCTCGTCCACCGTGACGTGAAGCCCGCCAATGTCTTCCTGTGCGAGCGCGGCGGCCTGACGGACTTCGTGAAGGTGCTCGACTTCGGCCTCGTGCGCGAGCTGTCCCAGGGCAATCCGCGCTCGAGCGGCTCGGTGGGCATCACCGGTACCCCCCTCTACCTGTCTCCCGAGGCCATCACCTCGCCCGAGAAGGCCGACGCGCGCAGCGACCTGTACTCGCTGGGCGCCGTGGCGTGGTTCCTCCTCACCGGCGAGCCCGTCTTCTCCGCGGGGACGGTCATGGAGGTCTGCGCGCGCCATCTGCACGCGCCGCCCCTGCCTCCCTCGGAGCGTCTGGGCCGCCCCCTGCCCGAGAGCCTGGAGCGGCTGATCCTCGCGTGTCTGGAGAAGGACCCGGCACGCCGTCCTCCGAGCGCCACCGCGCTCCTGCGCGGGCTCGCCGCGTGCGAGGACGTGCCCGCGTGGTCCGAGGACGACGCACGGGCCTGGTGGGCGCGGCACTCGCGCGAGCCCCGGCACGAGGCCGCTCCCCCCGAGGCGCCGCGCACGCTCACCGTCACGCGGGTGGGGCGGCGGGCGGCGTGA
- a CDS encoding patatin-like phospholipase family protein, translating to MTPVERKKQQERDERQQKKREWKDWMGAVEQARQEVAGLKLDLKQKPSPLEFKKHFLGHAGVEERLQKLREECEGKRFSDVVDEEGHQYVDLVMEGGGTLGIALLGYIHALESVGIRFLSIGGTSAGSITALLLAAANPDKRQAKAEELFHMLSQLDLPTILDSRFPVNRFIRAVQRRVPKQARDARWGARMKGRLRSLAVGFSRFQWGLLSCPSVLRRLGLNPGERLLKRVHGVLEAHQVRTAGDLNALMATLPGRLLEKKDNQEPKPLEIPEDKKPRLALVASEVSTGTKVVFPQMARLFWKDAEKVDPSLFVRASMSVPFFFRPLRPEGMPRNDDEWNALVDYDGGTPVDSCMLVDGGIMSNFPISEFHSTTTPRTPTFGVKLGLEKRQRIDALSRGLSARPLGQLGAAIFNSARQTLDEDFINKNPDYRKLITTIDTGPHNWLEFELSADEQVDLFLRGVAAGAIFLKHFDWPKYKEVRKQLERAQLVGTEGQPDLTPPAAPPA from the coding sequence ATGACACCAGTGGAACGGAAGAAGCAGCAGGAGCGGGACGAAAGGCAGCAGAAGAAGAGGGAGTGGAAGGACTGGATGGGGGCCGTGGAGCAGGCGCGGCAGGAGGTCGCGGGCCTGAAGCTCGATTTGAAGCAGAAGCCCTCGCCGTTGGAGTTCAAGAAACACTTCCTCGGCCACGCGGGGGTGGAGGAGAGGCTCCAGAAGCTCCGGGAGGAGTGCGAAGGCAAACGGTTCTCCGACGTCGTCGATGAGGAGGGACACCAGTACGTCGACCTGGTGATGGAGGGCGGGGGGACGCTGGGAATCGCGCTGCTCGGGTACATCCACGCGCTGGAGTCGGTGGGCATCCGCTTCCTGAGCATCGGAGGGACGTCGGCCGGATCCATCACCGCGCTGCTGCTGGCGGCGGCGAACCCGGACAAGCGCCAGGCGAAGGCCGAGGAGCTGTTCCACATGCTCTCGCAGCTGGATCTGCCCACCATCCTGGACAGCAGGTTCCCGGTGAACCGGTTCATCCGGGCCGTCCAGCGGCGGGTGCCCAAGCAGGCGCGCGACGCCAGGTGGGGAGCCCGGATGAAGGGGAGGCTGAGGTCCCTCGCCGTGGGGTTCTCCCGCTTCCAGTGGGGTCTGTTGTCGTGTCCCAGCGTCCTGCGCCGTCTGGGGCTCAATCCGGGTGAGCGCTTGCTGAAGAGGGTCCACGGGGTGCTCGAGGCCCACCAGGTGAGGACGGCCGGGGACCTGAACGCGCTGATGGCCACGCTGCCGGGGAGACTCCTCGAGAAGAAAGACAACCAGGAACCGAAGCCCCTCGAGATACCGGAGGACAAGAAGCCACGCCTGGCGCTGGTCGCCTCCGAGGTCTCCACGGGCACCAAGGTCGTCTTCCCGCAGATGGCGCGGCTCTTCTGGAAGGACGCGGAGAAGGTGGATCCGTCGCTCTTCGTCCGGGCCTCCATGTCGGTGCCGTTCTTCTTCCGCCCGCTGCGGCCGGAGGGGATGCCGCGAAACGACGACGAGTGGAACGCGCTGGTCGACTACGACGGGGGCACGCCCGTGGATTCCTGCATGCTGGTGGACGGGGGCATCATGTCGAACTTCCCCATCAGCGAGTTCCACTCGACGACCACCCCACGCACGCCGACCTTCGGCGTGAAGCTGGGGCTGGAGAAGCGCCAGCGCATCGACGCCCTGTCACGAGGCCTGAGCGCCAGGCCCCTGGGACAGCTCGGCGCGGCCATCTTCAACTCCGCGCGGCAGACGCTCGATGAGGACTTCATCAACAAGAACCCGGACTACAGGAAGCTCATCACCACCATCGACACGGGCCCGCACAACTGGCTCGAGTTCGAGCTGAGCGCGGACGAGCAGGTGGACCTGTTCCTCCGGGGCGTGGCGGCCGGAGCCATCTTCCTGAAGCACTTCGACTGGCCGAAGTACAAGGAGGTCCGCAAGCAGCTCGAGCGGGCGCAGCTCGTGGGCACCGAGGGGCAGCCGGACCTCACGCCGCCCGCCGCCCCACCCGCGTGA
- a CDS encoding 3-keto-disaccharide hydrolase has product MRLLAGPRSRHPGRHMDSFETLSFDIPGAWAMAGQGRFVPAGPGVLESEGGSGLLWYTPAEFSDFRLQVDWLAHSIEDNSGVFFRFPTAELARKQPDWKAGFEVQIDDRGVDPEHGKQGSPLHLTGALYTLAPALLMASRPLGEWNNFDILAGGLDLRVVLNGVEVCVFTAPAHKPRSGRIGLQAHHAGSRVRFRAPRIQRL; this is encoded by the coding sequence GTGCGTTTGCTCGCGGGCCCGCGCTCGCGCCACCCTGGGCGGCACATGGACTCCTTCGAGACGCTGTCCTTCGACATCCCCGGTGCCTGGGCCATGGCGGGCCAGGGGCGCTTCGTCCCCGCCGGCCCCGGCGTCCTCGAGTCCGAGGGCGGCTCCGGCCTCCTCTGGTACACCCCCGCCGAGTTCTCCGACTTCCGGCTCCAGGTGGACTGGCTCGCCCACTCCATCGAGGACAATTCCGGCGTCTTCTTCCGCTTCCCCACCGCCGAGCTCGCGCGCAAGCAGCCCGACTGGAAGGCCGGCTTCGAGGTGCAGATCGACGACCGCGGCGTCGACCCCGAGCACGGCAAGCAGGGCAGCCCCCTGCACCTCACCGGCGCCCTCTACACGCTCGCCCCCGCGCTCCTCATGGCCTCCAGGCCCCTGGGCGAGTGGAACAACTTCGACATCCTCGCCGGTGGGTTGGACCTGCGCGTCGTCCTCAATGGCGTGGAGGTGTGCGTCTTCACCGCGCCCGCGCACAAGCCCCGCTCCGGCCGTATCGGGCTGCAGGCCCACCACGCCGGCTCACGCGTCCGCTTCCGCGCGCCTCGCATCCAGCGGCTCTGA
- a CDS encoding M16 family metallopeptidase: MRRLFIAVSVLTLAAGCASAPMPKPEEPTPAPAPETPAPAPQQDAEAFRAQPPKPGEPPELVLPKFEQAKLDNGLTVLVSTRKELPLVFVGVAFATGGAQDPAGKWGLADVTYKMMMEGAAGKDTLALDRAFQDLGVSPSVSTNPDGAFIGTRVLKRNTEAALALLSDVVRKPNFAQSDFERRKKLQLAELVRALGSPGFLAQQAYLNAVFGPKHPYGHPVSGLPATVESLTLRDVKSFYQKNVGPKAAALVMTGDITLDEAVKLAKKAFGDWKGSATLPAVPPAPPVPARQQVVFVPKPGLDQTMIVMGRPGIAMGNPDEHSLDLATTVFGGFFGSRLNMNLREDKGYSYGAGASSDARLGVGPLTASSAVRADVTGLAVAEFFREMKGIRERPITQKELEAAREGLIRAIPGEFESVEGLGASAAQLFFLRRPMDEFARTVAGLEKATPAEVQRTAEAYLSPEAMQVVLVGDPEVIQQQVGPLELGKLVAENPVEPPATKR, translated from the coding sequence ATGCGCCGCCTGTTCATCGCCGTTTCCGTCCTGACGCTCGCCGCCGGGTGCGCCAGCGCCCCGATGCCCAAGCCCGAGGAGCCCACGCCGGCGCCCGCGCCCGAGACGCCCGCCCCCGCGCCCCAGCAGGACGCCGAGGCCTTCCGCGCGCAGCCGCCGAAGCCGGGCGAGCCCCCCGAGCTGGTGTTGCCGAAGTTCGAGCAGGCGAAGCTGGACAACGGGCTCACCGTGCTGGTGAGCACGCGCAAGGAATTGCCGCTCGTCTTCGTGGGCGTGGCCTTCGCCACGGGAGGAGCGCAGGACCCCGCGGGCAAGTGGGGCCTGGCGGATGTGACGTACAAGATGATGATGGAGGGAGCGGCCGGGAAGGACACGCTGGCGCTGGACCGGGCGTTCCAGGACCTGGGCGTGTCGCCCTCGGTGAGCACCAACCCGGACGGGGCATTCATCGGGACGCGGGTGCTCAAGCGCAACACGGAGGCGGCGCTGGCGCTGCTCTCGGACGTGGTGCGCAAGCCCAACTTCGCGCAGAGCGACTTCGAGCGGCGCAAGAAGCTGCAGCTGGCGGAGCTGGTGCGGGCGCTGGGGAGCCCGGGCTTCCTGGCGCAGCAGGCGTACCTCAACGCGGTGTTCGGCCCGAAGCACCCGTACGGGCACCCGGTGAGCGGCCTGCCGGCGACGGTGGAGTCGCTGACGCTGCGGGACGTGAAGTCCTTCTACCAGAAGAACGTGGGCCCCAAGGCGGCCGCGCTGGTGATGACGGGTGACATCACGCTGGACGAGGCGGTGAAGCTGGCGAAGAAGGCGTTTGGCGACTGGAAGGGGAGCGCCACGCTGCCCGCGGTGCCGCCCGCGCCGCCGGTGCCGGCGCGCCAGCAGGTGGTGTTCGTGCCGAAACCGGGGCTGGACCAGACGATGATCGTCATGGGGCGGCCGGGCATCGCCATGGGCAACCCGGACGAGCACTCGCTGGACCTGGCCACCACGGTGTTCGGCGGCTTCTTCGGCAGCCGGCTGAACATGAACCTGCGGGAGGACAAGGGGTACAGCTACGGGGCGGGGGCGAGCTCGGACGCGCGGCTGGGAGTGGGACCGCTGACGGCGTCGTCGGCGGTGAGGGCGGACGTGACGGGCCTGGCGGTGGCGGAGTTCTTCCGGGAGATGAAGGGGATTCGCGAGCGTCCCATCACGCAGAAGGAGCTGGAGGCGGCGCGCGAAGGGCTCATCCGGGCGATTCCGGGCGAGTTCGAGTCGGTGGAAGGCTTGGGAGCGAGCGCGGCGCAGCTCTTCTTCCTGCGCCGGCCGATGGACGAGTTCGCGAGGACGGTGGCGGGGCTGGAGAAGGCGACACCGGCGGAGGTGCAGCGGACGGCGGAGGCGTACCTGAGCCCGGAGGCGATGCAGGTGGTGCTGGTGGGAGACCCCGAGGTCATCCAGCAGCAGGTAGGCCCGTTGGAGCTGGGCAAGCTGGTGGCGGAGAACCCGGTGGAGCCGCCGGCCACGAAGCGGTGA